The following proteins are co-located in the Macadamia integrifolia cultivar HAES 741 chromosome 3, SCU_Mint_v3, whole genome shotgun sequence genome:
- the LOC122072714 gene encoding lanC-like protein GCL1, translating into MSSVVRIPSKESHEDCNERLDQNHMADLTAMNVSLPAENFFQAAISLKDQVVEATWKGGGGRDSGQSLDTTVYKGLLGTAFTCLRSYEVTGNHHDLLLSAEIIDTCALLRPTYTTRHPTFLCGRGGVYALGAVVANYRGDPQRRDYFVNLFLEVAQERALPSGPDEGGFGMPYELLHGRAGFLWAALFINVHFGQETLPMDLLMPVVEAVLAGGRAGASDTTACPLMFRWHGTRYWGAAHGLAGILQVLLHFPLSSEDAEDVKGTLRYMMRNRSPHSGNYPSSEGNPRDKLVQWSHGATGIAITLCKAAQVFSSDREFRDAAIEAGEVVWKSGLVRKVGLADGVSGNAYAFLSLYRLTGESIYEERAKAFSSFLYHNASKLVTADHLYGADHAYSLFEGLAGTACLWFDMVSPESSKFPGFEL; encoded by the exons ATGTCTTCGGTGGTGAGAATACCGTCTAAGGAAAGTCATGAGGACTGCAACGAACGGTTAGATCAGAACCACATGGCAGATCTTACGGCTATGAACGTTTCACTACCAGCTGAGAATTTTTTTCAAGCGGCGATTTCTCTGAAAGATCAG GTGGTGGAAGCGACATGGAAAGGCGGAGGAGGAAGAGACAGTGGACAGAGCTTGGACACAACCGTGTATAAAGGCTTGCTTGGGACGGCTTTCACTTGCTTGAGGTCCTACGAAGTTACCGGTAACCACCACGACCTGCTATTGTCCGCCGAGATCATCGACACCTGCGCTCTTCTCCGACCAACCTACACAACAAG GCACCCTACGTTTTTATGCGGGAGAGGTGGAGTTTACGCACTGGGAGCTGTTGTTGCAAATTACAGAGGTGACCCTCAGAGGCGCGATTATTTTGTGAACCTTTTCCTTGAG GTGGCACAAGAGAGAGCACTTCCAAGTGGACCTGATGAAGGTGGGTTTGGGATGCCTTATGAGCTTCTTCATGGTCGAGCTGGATTCCTATGGGCAGCGTTATTCATAAACGTGCATTTTGGACAAGAGACACTACCCATGGACCTTCTAATGCCAGTGGTAGAAGCTGTATTGGCAGGGGGTAGGGCCGGAGCATCCGACACTACGGCCTGCCCATTGATGTTCAGGTGGCATGGGACAAGGTACTGGGGTGCGGCCCATGGTCTTGCTGGAATCCTGCAGGTCCTACTCCACTTCCCTCTCTCCTCAGAAGATGCCGAAGATGTTAAGGGGACGCTTAGATATATGATGAGAAACAGGTCACCACATAGTGGTAATTACCCTTCAAGTGAAGGGAATCCAAGGGACAAGTTAGTGCAATGGTCACATGGTGCCACTGGCATCGCCATTACTCTATGCAAAGCAGCACAG gttttctCTAGCGATAGAGAGTTCCGAGATGCTGCAATAGAAGCAGGGGAAGTGGTGTGGAAAAGTGGGTTGGTTAGAAAGGTTGGGTTAGCAGATGGAGTTAGTGGCAATGCATATGCATTCCTCTCACTCTATCGTTTAACAGGAGAGAGCATCTATGAAGAGAGAGCCAAGGCATTTTCTAGCTTCTTGTACCACAATGCAAGTAAACTTGTAACAGCTGACCATCTCTATGGAGCTGACCATGCCTATTCCCTCTTTGAAGGGCTTGCTGGAACAGCTTGCCTCTGGTTTGATATGGTCTCGCCTGAGAGCTCCAAGTTCCCCGGGTTCGAGCTTTAA
- the LOC122074872 gene encoding 14-3-3-like protein, producing MAAAAALPSPREENVYMAKLAEQAERYEEMVEFMEKVTATAESEELTVEERNLLSVAYKNVIGARRASWRIISSIEQKEESRGNEDHVATIRDYRSKIESELSSICDGILRLLDSRLIPSAAAGDSKVFYLKMKGDYHRYLAEFKTGAERKEAAESTLAAYKSAQDIAIAELAPTHPIRLGLALNFSVFYYEILNSPDRACNLAKQAFDEAIAELDTLGEESYKDSTLIMQLLRDNLTLWTSDMQDDGADEIKEAPKREEEQQ from the exons ATGGCGGCCGCTGCAGCGCTTCCCTCTCCTCGCGAGGAGAATGTTTACATGGCGAAACTCGCGGAACAGGCCGAGCGGTACGAAGAAATGGTTGAGTTCATGGAGAAAGTCACGGCCACTGCGGAATCTGAGGAGCTCACCGTTGAGGAGAGAAACCTTCTCTCCGTTGCTTACAAGAACGTAATTGGTGCTCGCCGTGCTTCTTGGCGTATTATCTCTTCGATCGAGCAGAAGGAAGAGAGCCGCGGTAACGAGGACCACGTTGCCACGATCCGTGACTACAGATCTAAGATCGAGTCCGAGCTTTCTTCGATCTGTGATGGAATCTTGCGTCTCCTTGATTCTAGACTTATTCCTTCCGCCGCCGCTGGTGATTCCAAGGTCTTTTACCTCAAGATGAAGGGCGATTACCATCGCTATCTTGCTGAGTTTAAGACTGGTGCGGAGCGCAAAGAGGCCGCTGAGAGCACCCTCGCTGCTTATAAGTCTGCTCAG GATATTGCAATTGCAGAGCTTGCTCCAACCCATCCGATCCGGCTAGGACTGGCTCTTAACTTCTCCGTTTTCTACTACGAGATCTTGAACTCTCCTGATCGAGCCTGTAATCTTGCCAAGCAG GCATTTGATGAAGCCATTGCGGAGCTGGATACACTAGGAGAGGAGTCCTACAAAGATAGCACTCTGATAATGCAGCTGCTTCGCGACAACCTTACATTATGGACATCAGACATGCAG GATGATGGAGCTGATGAGATTAAAGAAGCACCTAAGCGTGAGGAGGAACAACAGTGA